ttcaatACGACggtgtgtcatggtttgggggtgtgtcagtaccagtaccaaggtgtgtcatggtatgggggtgtgtcaatacgagggtgtgtcatggtatgggggtgtgtcagtaccagtaccagggtgtgtcatggtatggggtgtgtcagtaccagtaccagggtgtgtcatggtatgaggtgtgtcagtaccagggtgtgtcacacacacacttatacctagggtacCCCATTATCcccaggacatggggagaacatgcaaacttcacccgggaatcgaacccaggaccctccagaagccgtcccacagtggaaaacaagtcagtatatgtgcagtgacatgaatccagtcatgcccatatatggtaaaggtaaattcactctgctccctcggaacgctgtgacatcacaatgtggacctgtgctcttcagcagcagcattttgattttctcctcatttacgaTGGCTGCTTCTCTGAGACAGAGGTTTCTGCGTGTGCTGTGTTGCGGGGCGCCTCCCCGGGTGTCCTCCGGGGGCGACCCGGGTCACGGGGGTGGCACAGGGGCCCAGGAAGCGCTCCTGATGGAGGGGTTTTTGTTTAAGAggaccaggagtgtgtttaaaacctggaacaggtctgTACACTGATGCTTATGTATCTATTAGgaattctatatatatattaggaataattatcaatattatgtatacacaatattatatatatacactcaatattatatatatatatacactcaatattatatatatatacactcaatattatatatactgtatatacacatatatatgaTGTGTTTGATCTCTGCAGGCGGTGGTTCATCATACAAAACGATCAGCTTCTATACAAGAAGAGGTTTAaggtaggtcacatgactttacatgatctaaatcagctctctcctggactctgtgaaatacccataatgcaccgCAGTCTTACGCCCCCCATAATTCAGGTGCATCACAGCAGAGGTCGACTTCTGTGCCGGGATGCGCCCCTAACCGCCCCCGTCGCGTTTAAGTCTGGGACGATTTCACCGGCGTTTATATCATcgactgtataaataagaaggttttatgttctattcccccagcgtgacttcacggtgctggcggaagacctgcagcgctgttcggtccagagctgcgaggacgccgggcgacgcttctgcttccgggtggacacgcccacaaggtaagtccagatctataatcatcagagatagacagacagacacacagacagatgatcaatagacagacagacatggtcaatagacagatagataggcagacggacagatagacagacagatagatgatcagtagacagacacacatattagacaaatagatagtcagacagacagatagaaagacagagaggcagatagatagatgatcaatagacagacaatagatagatagatagacaagattattgatagacagacagacagatagatgatcaatacacagatagacagatgatcaCGAAGCAGACAGACATGCTAGATAGAcatatggatagacagacaaacaaatattagacagacaaatggatagtcagacagaaagatagatgatcaatagacagacatacagattatcaataaacagacagacagatgctagatagacagatagacaagaagacagattatagatgaatagataatcaatagacagacaattGATAGACAGGATGATTGAAAgtaaaatagatagacagactgcaagatagatgatcaatagacatacagacagatgatcaataagcagacagacagatagatgctagatagacagaaagatagattatagataaatagataactgatagacagacagatagatgatcaatagacagatcaATAgacatactatttatttatgtgtctatccatctgtctgtctgaatgtctgtctatctatctgtttatctatctactcaatctgtctatctgcatcctatataatctgtatctatcaccgtgtgtgtacaggagctgtacgttccaggccgactgtgaggcaggtagacgggcgtggatcagcgccattcagaacctgactgagagagaagaaggaacagtcgagagcgaggtgaattatcatcaccactatactccgggaggggaggggttcgGTTCCCGTCTCTGTAACACCAGTTTAATGTGTCTGAATCAGAAGGGGTACGAGGACGATTCGAAATCAGACTCCAGTGAGACGTTATTGGACAGGGAGATTCAGTTGGAGGACTCACAGGAACCGCGGGCGTCTTCTGAAGCTCCAGGTAACCTTAACACCTCCACATTCAAGTCCGACACTATTGAACTCTAGTGACTATATATTTAACCCTTGGGGTTCGTAGGTGGGATCAGTTCTAGAGAAATCGTCTGTGATGCTCCCAATAACAAGGGTGAGTACGCCGAACCTTTATTTGGACCCTTATTTTTGGTCCACATGACACATGAAGCATCATTGGTGATACTTGGGTTAAAGATGCTGAAGAAGAACCCACTGAAGGAGACCCCGGTAAAGGAGAAACTGATAAAGGAGAAACCACTAAAGGAGAACCCACTGAAGGAGACCCAGCTAAAGAAGAAACTGCTAAAGGAGAACCCACTGAAGGAGACCCCGCTAAAGAAGAAACTGCTAAAGGACAACCCACTGAAGGAGAACCCGCTAAAGAAGAAACTGCTAAAGGAGAACCCACGGAAGGAGACCCCGCTGAAGAAGAAACTGCTAAAGGACAACCCGCTGAAGGAGAACCCACTGAAAGAGAACACGGTGAAGGAGAAACCGCTAAAGGACAAACCGCCGATGGAGGACGTGAAGAGGAGAAGACGACTGACACGAACCCGGACAGCTTTGAGAGCCGATACACCGTTGGAGAGCTGCTGGGAAAGGGAGGCTGTGGTTCGGTCTACGAAGGCGTCCGTAAGGTGGACGGGAACCAGGTAAGTGTCAGTTTGTTGTGTTGATCCTCCCCTGGGTCCTcctatggctccagatacctgtgatgaCCTTCCAGGACCTTATAGGTTCACGGAGACTTCCGAGTAACACCCTGGCCCCCTGAATTCCCTTTGTTCCCaatctatggatcctccccagGATCCTCCCTACAACCTACCGGGACATTATTGAGACAAACCCGGGATGCACACTAAGAAGGTCTGAGTCCCTGGTGATACCGGATACCACAGGATGCTTTCGGATGTCTCGTGGAGTCCACGTGTCGGCGGTCCGAGTTACTCCTGAAGAAGGTCTTGTTTTGTGATCTGGcttcccagacttgaaccctgtGGAGCGCCTCGAGCAAGTGCAGTCAGCACGGCTCCAGACACCCGTGGAGACCTACCCGGACCTTATCGAGTCTCTCCCAACCCTTGTATTAAAAATCTACTAATGATCGTTTACTTCTGTGTTTAGGTTGCCATCAAATACGTGGTGAAGGATGAGCACCTCAGATTTACCAGGATTGTAAGTGACTTTACCTTTCAGATGAAGTAAATACCGTATAGACTGGATACACATTAAATCATTTGACCTTGTCTCTTCTACTATCAGCCCGGCGAGACAGAGTTGCTCCCCGTCGAGGTGGCCCTGATGCGCATGGTGTCCAGGCCACCCATCAGCCCGTACGTGCTGAAGCTCCTGGAGTGGTTCGACACGCCCGAGCGCTGCGTCCTGATTCTGGAGCGCCCCGTCCCCTGCGTAGACCTCTACCAGCTGATGCTCGAGAAGGGCAGGCTGAGGATGCCATTCGCCCGGCACGTTATGCGGCGGGTTGTCCTGGCGGTGCTCCACTGCCGCGACCGCGGGGTCCTGCACAGGGACATTAAGCTCCAGAACATCCTTCTGAACACAGAGACGCTGGAGGTGAAGCTGATCGACTTCGGATGCGGCGACCTGTTGAAGGATACTCCGTACTACACGTATTCAGGTAACTGTGCACCAACGGGGGGGTGGGTACTTTGGTTTGGACTTTGGGTACGAGTTTGTCttctttgttcatgtaggcacgtGGGTATACTCACCACCCGAGTGGATAACCAAGAAGAAGTACTATGGCTGCCCTGCGACAGTCTGGAGTCTGGGCGtactgctgtttttcttggtttGTGGACGCCTGCCATTTCGGTCTAAGAAGGAGATCACCAAAGGACAGCTAGTGTACAAACCTGGTGTGTCTCATGGTAaggaaatatatacattaagaCCTGCACATAcgctgaccaggcataacattatgaccacttacaGGTGAAGTGACTCAAGGAGTGAATCGTGATggatagatgactgggtcagagcatctccaaatctgcagctcttgtggggtggtccagggagggtagagtggtaaaccagtgacagggtcatgggcagccaaggctcgctGATGCATCTGTGGCCCCCGATCCGGCAGaagagctcctgtagctcaaaggtagcagcagaccagtcaggatgcccatggtgacccctgtccacgtcgcttacctgggggaacacatggcatcaggatgcactatgggaagaagttcTGCCAACATTCTGCGGGGAAACTTTGGGTTGGGTCactctgacacgtagctcctacctaagcatttgAGGACcacatccatccttccatgGATTCTCCAGATCTCGATTCAACCGAGCGTCCgtgagatgtgctggacaaacaagtccatgGAGGCCACATTatcaggaaggtggtcataatgttatgcctgatcagtgtatcttctTCAGATCTAAACACCGTATAATTTGAATCTGCATTGTCGCACTCGCCAGCCTGCTGCCATCTGACCGAACAATGCCTCAAGAAGAAGCCCAGCAAGCGCCTCACCCTCGGGCAGATCCTCCTGCATGGGTGGTTCCATGAGTAACCCGAAGACTAGGTCCAGACGGTGTAGATCTTTACACCCGTACTGGCGGCTGCAAAAAAGAGGGTAACATGACAGAAAAACACGTATCAAATATCGGGGTGAGTTTGACTCAGTCTGAACCTGGCACTATATTTACTACTATATGTGTCGACTGCCGGATGCCACCCATGCGGTTACCCATAGCGACTACGCCATCAGTCAGAACCACAGTCCTACCATTCTAATAGACAATCTACTTTTCTTCTACTCACAGATCCAACATGTCAACTTTATGGACATCGTCTTTGAACTGATGCTGCTGGGAATTCTGGGAAGAGCGAGGGTGCATCAGATCATTTCAGTAAGAGAGTCTGTGCACTATAGAGTCTAGAATTAATCCGTTCTGCACTACAAGTGTAGTTAAAcacacctacagtgtatcacaaaagtgagtacacccctcacatgtctgcaaatattttattatatcttttcatgggacaacactatagaaataaaacttggatataacttagagtagtcagtgtacaacttgtatagcagtgtagatttactgtcttctgaaaataactcaacacacagccattaatgtctaaatggctggcaacataagtgagtacaccccacagtgaacatgtccaaattgtgcccaaagtgtcaatattttgtgtgaccaccattattatccagcactgccttaaccctcctgggcatggagttcaccagagctgcacaggttgctactggaatcctcttccactcctccatgatgacatcacggagctggtggatgttagacaccttgaactcctccaccttccacttgaggatgcgccacaggtgctcaattgggtttagtccatcacctttaccttcagcttcctcagcaaggcagttgtcatcttggaggttgtgtttggggtcgttatcctgttggaaaactgccatgaggcccagttttcgaagggaggggatcatgctctgtttcagaatgtcacagtacatgttggaattcatgtttccctcaatgaactgcagctccccagtgccagcaacactcatgcagcccaagaccatgatgctaccaccaccatgcttgactgtaggcaagatccggtttcttggtacttctcaccagggcgccgccacacatgctggacaccatctgagccaaacaagtttatcttggtctcgtcagaccacagggcattccagtaatccatgttcttggactgcttgtcttcagcaaactgtttgctggctttcttgtgcgtcagcttccttctgggatgacgaccatgcagaccgagttgatgcagtgtgcggcgtatggtctgagcactgacaggctgacctcccacgtcttcaacctctgcagcaatgctggcagcactcatgtgtctattttttaaagccaacctccggatttgacgccgaacacgtggactcaacttctttggtcgactctggcgaagcctgttctgagtggaacctgtcctggaaaaccgctgtatgaccttggccaccatgctgtagctcagtttcagggtgttagcaatcttcttatagcccaggccatctttgtggagagcaacaattctatttctcacatcctcagagagttctttgccatgaggtgccatgttgaatatccagtggccagtatgagaaaattgtacccaaaacaccaaatttaacagccctgctccccatttacacctgggaccttgacacatgacaccagggagggacaacaacacatttgggcacaatttggacgtgttcactgtggggtgtactcacttatgttgccagctatttagacattaatggctgtgtgttgagttattttcagaagacagtaaatctacactgctatacaagctgtacactgactactctaagttatatccaagtttcatgtctatagtgttgtcccatgaaaagatataatgaaatatttgcagaaatgtgaggggtgtactcacttttgtgatacactgtatgtggctTTTCTTACATTGTTTAGTTGACGCAGTACCAGAGACGAAGGCTCTTTCTGGACCGGCTGATTGCTCTCATCTATTCATGTGTTACGCCCAGAAGGACTGAACGGCAGTACACGGAGCGTTATTTATTCCATCTTCAGGTGCGTGTTCTTTACACCACAAATGATCTCGAAAAAAACTGTCTGCTAGTAATctgttatttattcttttctctctctcagactgagATGCTGAGCTTCCTGGATGAAATCTTCACTCTGGACGAGTCTTTGTACGCAGAACCTGAAGCCCTGGCTGCTGCACTGGAGACGCTTTTATGGCGCAGCCTCCGACGGTTTCATGAAAGGCTGGAAACAGAGGATATCTAAAGGCCAACCTTGAttagaacctttatttaactgtcagGGATGCATGTCTGGTGGTTGACGTGTTTTTCATGTGTGTTCACAGTTTGTGTACCTGTGGAGGTGCGTCAGGACCCAAGACATGGGAGACGTGTGAAGATACTACCGATGTGGAAGCGTGTATTGGATTTCTGATAGACGCGCTGCCATTAGGACAACGTCTTTACATCAGGACAACGCCCATATGACTTTGTGGACCAGATCCAGATGTGTAAAAAGCTGATGTTctgtaaaaatttaataaaaaaagaaggaactgtgattcattcattctctgGCGTCTTTATTCtctaaaagaaaagatttccaattaTTTCACTGATTgctataaaaagttgggacggaggcagaaTAAGAGTGGAAGGTTTATAGaagattacagttacagttgctCTCCATGCTGCTCTTTATTTTGAGGGAATCTGAGTTGTGAGATGTGGGAACAAACTGGGAACTGGAATGTGGACACAATACAGAGGAAGTAAAGGTGTCCAGATATTTGAGGAAAAGAGGCTCTACATGGCAAAGGAACCAATTTACTGCTCCTATTTTATACTTACACTTACCACAGTTCTagtaattgagagttaagggcctcactcagggacccaacagagACAATCCACcaatggtgtggcttgaacctgcaaccttttgattgctagctcagtaccttaaccactaataccaagttcacactacaccactgTGTTCTGATCTCTGTTCAGTTAACActacacagtggacagtgagtgtatagaaacaaggaggtggttttattgttatgaatGATCAGTGTGGTCtatttagttctacaattactgactgtagtccacctggtCAATGGtcacattaaaaaacaaagcaagtattatttaggtggtggatcattctcagcactgcagtgacactgacatggtggtggtgtgttagtgtggaacAATTTACAATAGTgtgaaagaataaagaaaatgaagtaATTTAAAGTGAGTGAGGTAAAACTGTAATCAGGTAGTATAGAGAAGTCTGTACCGTTTACCTCAGCTGCCTCAGGACACGTCTCAATTTGTTCATGCTCGAGTTATTTCTCCtgctaaaaaatttaaattgaattaaagtttagtgtagaattatgtacaaagatctacaaAAAATAGCTGAGCTGGCTGGTTAGCTTAGTTGGTTAGAGTGTGGTGCTAGTAACGCCAAGGACAAGCACAAGCACAaacatccacctgataagtcactggAGACCGACTGcacaaagtggaagaacgtccttttggtttccgtagatgttaaatgaaaacACTCGCCCAatgtggggctcgaacccacgaccctgagattaagagtctcatgctctaccgactgagctagccaggcTTAAGCAGCAGGGCAGAATggacagctcatcggtcagaccatcagagagatgtaggttaaattcactaacatcacgaccagattaagaactaattcacactttacaaacaaacacaattcagaataagtaacagaaacagacacagacttactgtcgctgtattgtattatagtgttaaattgtagtgtattttaatgagattaagctttaatgctgtattttcttaaatgtatttaatccagcacaatggttaaactgcacaacccaacaagttaaaataacccatcatgtgttctgtccaaaatttacacagtgctggttgccaaataacacattttattgcaacgccattgcaggtctacaacatgttacaaaaacacttgggacacatttttgctttctttatcttgccagtgtcacgttgtattgaaactaaaataaataaataaaaacttaaaatttaaaagcaagtgtttaggttcattcatcatcttaaatattacaaactaatcaagctcatcaaatttcagacattgttcatgtaaacaaaaatctcagtTGGAAGCACAaggtgattcatttatttatagacggtgctgtttatggttttacatttaaaaacatgaacagttaaaaaatatcaacaaacacaacaacaatttaataacaatgtcacaaatctgtacccaagcaacaagctgtaatttatctagtaccactagatgggaacgatctctgtacaacattttaaacttcactttaaaagtcagttcagtgtgttttactgtagtaagaatagctccacatgttttgtacgtagtgtttatggtatttaagctggatggatagatagaagttaacatgtaatctaaggtgactCTTAAATTTATTAgctgctgttggcttataaagttttactgaacaaactggctcgtattttggcactgatataccttcctgaatggtgatctgcttggttgacacaactagcacaagtaatcgcggtctacaccccacaagcgctctgttgtactgcacatgcgctgaacgctaccatcctgaaactgaaactgctaatgtttctaAACTTGAAACTTGccatttgctgagtaaataaagccaaaaagagaaacacacacacacacacacaacttcagactttaacATCTCAGAtcccactgagatttgaactcggaccGCTGGattccagagtgctaaccattaacACCATGGAACCATCTCACTGCAAAACTAAATGGCGTAAAGATTCATcatttgctgagtaaataaagcaaaaaagaaaaatacacacacacacacaacttcagactttacttttacatctcagattttttaaacttacgtgattgatataattctgaggtaatttagaagttttaggcagtaaataaaagtaattttagttaaacattgccacccaagtatcaaaataataaactattccactgttggaaaactgcactGAGTTAAGTTTAGGACCCAGTTGGCCGGTAGATGACGCTGTAAAAATGATTTGCCTTTTGGTGTTACAATTTGGTatagagcagtcacatgtggaacactattctctactcagcattgataacagtgtttttacctaaataaaaccaggttccaccgagatttaaactcagatcACTGACACCACAAGAACTAAACGTAATGATTCGCCATTTGCTgattaaataaagtcaaaatacacaacttcagactttacttttacatctcaagtTATTTAAACTTAtgtgattgatataattgactgaaattAGTTGACAaaactgaggtaatttagaagtgttaaacactaaataaaagtaattttagttaaacattgccactgttaggatttttggaacataacatcattattaaacataaattcaatgTGAGAAGTTGTACGGCATTTCCCCACGTGGCTCTTTGTCTGGTAGGTGCACTCAAAATGGCGCCTACCATGATCCCTCGTTAGGGACCCTCCAGATGTCTGCCATGGGGGGGGAggggcggagccctgggcttttttagcacatttcattggctccaccagcagtgaaggaggaggagcctagcttagtttaaaaaaccGCGCGCTCAGACGCACGGGACTTCTTTTTTTTGGCTGGCGATCATCTggattgcaggagaaaaggagcgccgatcggcttagctctgacatatattcacagatcatttcttacacttaataaagtgtttttgaagagtactttctggattctccgactgcttcttcaaggcttctcgacaaaaagattcgtcgtaacaCCACCCAggtatcaaaatcacaacaaaacgttccactgttggaaaactgAGAAGGCTCAGTTGCTTGTTAATTATTAAGTCCAAAGgtgggtgtggcccgtacggggatctAACCTGCGACCTTTgtgttattagcaccacactctaaccaactgagctaaccagccagTTCATCTGTAttttctttagatctttgtacataattctacactaactccattcaagCATCTGaaacagactttcttaatacacatctaagaggttttgtgggttcttatatgtgtgaactatctaaactatatatttcttaaagttcctga
The sequence above is drawn from the Trichomycterus rosablanca isolate fTriRos1 chromosome 14, fTriRos1.hap1, whole genome shotgun sequence genome and encodes:
- the LOC134327019 gene encoding serine/threonine-protein kinase pim-1-like translates to MLPITRMLKKNPLKETPVKEKLIKEKPLKENPLKETQLKKKLLKENPLKETPLKKKLLKDNPLKENPLKKKLLKENPRKETPLKKKLLKDNPLKENPLKENTVKEKPLKDKPPMEDVKRRRRLTRTRTALRADTPLESCWEREAVVRSTKASVRWTGTRILPTTYRDIIETNPGCTLRRSESLVIPDTTGCFRMSRGVHVSAVAIKYVVKDEHLRFTRIPGETELLPVEVALMRMVSRPPISPYVLKLLEWFDTPERCVLILERPVPCVDLYQLMLEKGRLRMPFARHVMRRVVLAVLHCRDRGVLHRDIKLQNILLNTETLEVKLIDFGCGDLLKDTPYYTYSGTWVYSPPEWITKKKYYGCPATVWSLGVLLFFLVCGRLPFRSKKEITKGQLVYKPGVSHACCHLTEQCLKKKPSKRLTLGQILLHGWFHE